A single window of Fischerella sp. PCC 9605 DNA harbors:
- a CDS encoding metal ABC transporter ATP-binding protein — MPYITDTDTRPEVISIQHLWAGYDHEPALEDINLSVKELDFIGLIGPNGSGKTTLFKVLLGLLPPMRGEVRIMGMSVKKGRRYLGYVPQTVEFDRAFPINVWDVVLLGRLGKRQLLQPYTAKDKECVAEALRSVEMLHLRDRSISELSGGQRKRVYIARALATEPKILLLDEPMAGVDPHVETHIYELLKHLNERITILMISHDIEAIASCVKTVGCLNRRLYYHGEKQITPEMLQMVYQCPVDLIAHGIPHRVFPRHLTEEINR; from the coding sequence ATGCCATACATAACAGACACAGACACGCGACCAGAGGTAATTTCGATTCAGCACCTCTGGGCAGGGTACGACCATGAACCAGCGCTAGAAGATATCAACCTCTCGGTGAAGGAACTGGACTTTATCGGGTTGATTGGCCCCAATGGCAGCGGCAAAACGACCTTGTTTAAAGTTTTACTGGGTCTTTTACCACCGATGCGGGGTGAGGTGCGGATTATGGGCATGAGCGTTAAAAAGGGGCGACGTTACCTTGGCTACGTACCTCAGACAGTGGAATTTGATCGGGCTTTCCCGATCAATGTGTGGGATGTAGTGCTGTTGGGACGGTTGGGAAAGCGGCAACTACTGCAACCCTACACCGCTAAGGACAAAGAATGTGTGGCTGAGGCACTCCGCAGCGTCGAGATGCTGCACCTGCGCGATCGCTCTATCAGCGAACTCTCCGGGGGGCAACGAAAGCGGGTTTATATTGCCCGTGCCTTGGCAACGGAACCCAAAATCCTACTTTTGGATGAACCGATGGCAGGTGTTGACCCCCATGTTGAGACGCATATCTACGAACTGCTGAAACACCTGAATGAACGCATCACGATTTTGATGATTTCTCATGATATTGAGGCGATCGCATCATGCGTGAAAACTGTGGGTTGCTTGAATAGACGGTTGTACTATCACGGTGAAAAACAAATTACACCGGAAATGTTGCAAATGGTCTACCAGTGTCCCGTTGATTTGATTGCCCACGGCATACCGCATCGAGTCTTCCCACGGCATTTAACAGAGGAGATCAATCGATGA
- a CDS encoding metal ABC transporter permease — MIEALQFDFMRNALIAGVLVSIACGIIGTFVVINRIVFISGGIAHAAYGGIGLGYFFKFSPVLGAVIFSILAALGMGIVQRQTRQRADTIIGVMWAIGMAVGIILVDLTEGYKADLMSYLFGSILAVSSNDLSIMLGLDIIIIALAALFYKELLAISFDETFATVANVPVNTIYLTLMCMIALTVVMMMRVVGLIMVIALLTMPAAIGGQFVKDMRKMMVLASILGMFFTTVGLWLSYSLNLTSGATIILVAGAVYLLSVAVQPLLRRIQPKRAKID, encoded by the coding sequence ATGATCGAAGCATTGCAGTTCGACTTTATGCGGAATGCCCTAATTGCGGGGGTACTGGTCAGTATTGCCTGCGGTATTATCGGTACTTTTGTGGTCATCAACCGTATCGTTTTTATCAGCGGCGGCATCGCCCATGCAGCCTACGGAGGTATCGGACTGGGATACTTCTTCAAATTTAGCCCCGTGTTGGGTGCAGTCATCTTCAGCATCCTGGCGGCGTTGGGGATGGGTATCGTGCAGCGCCAAACCCGGCAAAGAGCAGATACCATTATCGGCGTGATGTGGGCGATAGGTATGGCTGTAGGGATTATTTTGGTGGATCTGACAGAAGGCTACAAGGCAGATTTGATGAGCTATCTTTTTGGCAGTATTTTGGCTGTCTCTAGCAATGACTTGTCAATCATGCTGGGGCTTGACATTATCATCATTGCGCTGGCAGCTTTGTTCTACAAAGAATTACTGGCAATTTCTTTCGACGAGACATTCGCCACTGTAGCCAATGTGCCAGTTAATACAATTTACCTGACCTTGATGTGCATGATTGCCCTGACAGTAGTGATGATGATGCGAGTAGTAGGGCTAATTATGGTAATTGCTTTGTTGACTATGCCAGCAGCGATCGGCGGTCAATTCGTCAAAGATATGCGGAAGATGATGGTATTAGCAAGCATATTGGGGATGTTTTTTACCACAGTCGGGTTGTGGCTGTCGTACTCTCTCAATCTCACCTCTGGCGCGACAATTATTTTAGTTGCTGGCGCAGTTTATTTGCTAAGCGTTGCAGTACAGCCATTGCTGCGACGCATTCAACCCAAACGCGCAAAAATAGATTAG
- a CDS encoding DevA family ABC transporter ATP-binding protein, which translates to MTNDKWEPVVAVRNLNHAFGKGELRKPVLVDVNLDIYPGEIVILTGPSGSGKTTLLTIIGALRSLQEGSVKILGQELYGASKKQLVHVRRHIGFIFQAHNLLKSLTAQQNVGMSLRLHKDIPLEERVVQSASILQAVGMGDRMDYYPENLSGGQKQRVAIARALVSEPKLVLADEPTAALDSKSGRAVVEIMQQLAKEQGCAILLVTHDNRILDVADRILHMEDGRLASDTVL; encoded by the coding sequence ATGACAAATGACAAATGGGAACCTGTAGTTGCTGTTCGCAATCTCAATCATGCCTTTGGTAAGGGTGAGTTGCGTAAGCCAGTGTTGGTGGATGTGAATTTAGACATCTATCCTGGTGAAATCGTGATTCTCACAGGGCCTTCGGGAAGTGGTAAAACGACATTACTTACTATTATTGGTGCTTTGCGATCGCTACAGGAGGGTAGTGTCAAAATATTGGGTCAAGAACTCTACGGCGCCAGCAAAAAGCAACTGGTACACGTTCGCAGGCACATTGGTTTTATTTTTCAAGCGCACAACCTGCTGAAGTCGCTTACGGCTCAGCAAAATGTCGGTATGTCCTTACGCTTGCACAAAGATATCCCCTTAGAAGAGCGTGTGGTTCAGTCTGCCTCTATATTACAGGCTGTAGGTATGGGGGATCGTATGGATTACTATCCAGAAAATCTTTCCGGCGGTCAAAAACAGCGTGTAGCCATTGCTCGCGCTTTGGTGAGCGAACCTAAACTTGTGTTGGCGGATGAACCGACTGCGGCGTTAGATAGCAAATCCGGTCGGGCTGTGGTGGAAATTATGCAGCAGTTGGCAAAGGAGCAGGGATGTGCAATCTTGTTAGTAACTCACGATAACCGCATCTTGGATGTTGCCGATCGGATTTTACATATGGAGGATGGTCGCTTAGCTAGCGATACAGTACTCTAA
- the devC gene encoding ABC transporter permease DevC, translating into MKLPAFKTLLDKQSQEPPLGWAQLSHQKIRLLVALSGIAFADILIFMQLGFRAMLFDGATLVHNHIQGDIVLISNRTKTLLEGQTFSRRHLYQAAAVEGVASASPLYYSLARWVNPWKKEVTEIAAIAFDPAQPVLDLPTVNQQLEQIKLPNVVLFDSQSQPATGPVVQSFNQGKTIFTEISGRRIRVGGIFTLGSSMFVKGHVVTSDWNYLRIFGADSFDNIHAGILTLKPGADPQTVIKNIQARLPNDVRVLTRKGFKEHELVFWSSEHPAGTIFNFGATMGFIVGVVIVYQVLYSDVNDHLPEYATLKAMGYSDISLLAVVFQEAIILAVLGFIPGAASSIGMYALLGNLTRIPLAMRFDVASQVFIMTVVMCLISAAVAMRKLHSADPADVF; encoded by the coding sequence ATGAAACTACCTGCATTCAAAACCTTACTGGACAAACAATCTCAGGAACCTCCTTTGGGCTGGGCGCAACTTAGCCATCAAAAAATTCGCCTTTTGGTAGCTCTTTCTGGAATCGCTTTTGCTGACATTCTGATTTTCATGCAGTTGGGTTTCAGAGCCATGCTGTTTGACGGTGCAACTCTTGTCCATAATCATATTCAAGGAGACATAGTCTTAATCAGCAACCGTACTAAGACTCTGCTGGAGGGTCAGACTTTTTCTCGACGTCATTTGTACCAAGCTGCGGCGGTAGAAGGAGTAGCATCTGCTAGTCCTTTGTATTATTCTTTAGCACGGTGGGTCAATCCTTGGAAGAAGGAAGTCACTGAGATTGCAGCCATAGCTTTCGACCCAGCCCAGCCTGTCTTGGATTTACCCACAGTAAATCAACAGCTTGAGCAAATCAAACTCCCTAACGTAGTCCTATTTGACAGTCAATCTCAACCAGCTACCGGGCCTGTAGTTCAATCCTTTAACCAAGGAAAAACCATTTTTACGGAGATATCGGGACGCAGAATTAGGGTTGGCGGTATCTTTACTTTGGGCAGCAGTATGTTTGTCAAAGGGCACGTTGTCACCAGTGATTGGAATTATCTGCGGATTTTTGGTGCAGACAGCTTCGATAATATTCATGCAGGAATTCTCACCCTCAAACCAGGTGCAGATCCCCAAACTGTAATTAAGAATATTCAAGCAAGATTACCCAATGATGTCAGAGTATTGACTCGCAAGGGTTTTAAAGAACACGAGTTAGTATTCTGGTCTTCTGAACATCCTGCTGGTACTATATTTAATTTTGGTGCCACAATGGGCTTTATTGTCGGAGTTGTGATTGTCTATCAAGTGTTGTACTCGGATGTGAACGATCACTTACCGGAGTATGCCACCCTGAAAGCGATGGGCTATTCAGATATCAGCCTGTTGGCTGTTGTTTTCCAAGAAGCAATTATTCTTGCCGTGTTGGGATTTATTCCTGGAGCTGCAAGTTCAATAGGGATGTATGCACTATTGGGAAATCTGACAAGGATTCCGCTAGCCATGCGATTTGATGTGGCATCGCAGGTGTTTATTATGACTGTGGTTATGTGTTTAATCTCTGCTGCTGTGGCGATGCGAAAACTTCATTCTGCCGATCCGGCGGATGTGTTTTAG
- a CDS encoding HlyD family efflux transporter periplasmic adaptor subunit, translating to MVITKDKKLTKPPSPEVTTTQKLRVLKPLSPWIAGIAAIGFLSLGAVYVISQTQKQSQTTPVPAVSVAPATKATALGRLEPQGKVIKLSVANAQDSRVNKLLVEEGDRIPAGKIIAILQGIDKKQAELAEAKQNLAVQQAKLTQIKAGEAKQAEIAAQQANIARLEAQLQTETAERKAAVARAEAELRNAQINYQRYQTLQQEGAESISALDDRREAFETARSRLNEAKAQLANTTSTLQKQIQTEKAMLQKLREVRPVDVQVVQAEVERAIAQIKRIEAELEDFYVRSPIAGQVLKINTRVGEQVNTSEGIVELGRTNQMYAIAEVYETDVGKLQVGQRATVVSEHGGFAGEVHGTVEHIGLQIKKQDVLESDPTADKDARVVEVKVRIDPKDSAKVAGLTYLQVRISFDLNSIKTQ from the coding sequence ATGGTTATCACTAAAGACAAAAAGTTAACAAAACCGCCATCTCCAGAGGTGACTACGACTCAAAAACTAAGGGTTTTGAAACCGCTTAGTCCTTGGATTGCTGGCATAGCTGCGATTGGTTTTCTCAGTTTGGGTGCAGTTTATGTAATTTCTCAAACTCAAAAACAAAGCCAGACTACGCCAGTTCCTGCTGTGAGTGTGGCTCCAGCAACTAAAGCCACAGCCTTGGGACGCCTAGAGCCACAAGGAAAAGTCATTAAATTATCTGTCGCCAATGCCCAAGATAGTCGGGTGAATAAATTGCTGGTAGAAGAAGGCGATCGCATTCCAGCCGGAAAAATAATTGCCATTCTTCAAGGCATAGATAAAAAACAAGCTGAACTAGCCGAGGCAAAACAAAATCTAGCTGTGCAGCAGGCGAAACTTACCCAAATCAAAGCAGGAGAAGCAAAACAGGCAGAAATTGCTGCTCAACAAGCCAATATTGCCCGACTAGAAGCCCAGCTACAGACAGAAACTGCCGAGAGAAAAGCAGCAGTAGCGCGTGCCGAAGCTGAGTTGCGGAATGCACAAATCAACTATCAGCGCTATCAAACTTTGCAACAAGAAGGAGCAGAAAGTATTTCGGCTTTAGACGACAGGCGAGAGGCTTTTGAAACCGCTCGATCTCGGCTAAATGAGGCGAAAGCGCAACTAGCAAACACCACATCCACCTTGCAAAAGCAGATCCAAACAGAAAAGGCGATGTTGCAAAAACTTAGAGAAGTGCGTCCTGTGGATGTGCAAGTAGTGCAAGCTGAAGTAGAACGAGCGATCGCCCAAATCAAGAGAATTGAGGCTGAGTTAGAAGACTTTTACGTACGCTCTCCCATCGCAGGGCAAGTTTTGAAGATTAATACCCGTGTTGGCGAACAGGTTAACACTAGTGAAGGAATCGTAGAACTGGGACGAACTAACCAGATGTACGCCATTGCCGAAGTTTATGAAACCGATGTGGGCAAACTGCAAGTCGGTCAAAGGGCAACAGTGGTAAGTGAACATGGTGGGTTTGCAGGCGAGGTACATGGCACGGTCGAGCATATTGGCTTGCAAATTAAGAAGCAAGATGTCCTGGAATCTGACCCAACAGCTGACAAAGATGCCCGTGTTGTAGAAGTCAAAGTCCGCATCGATCCCAAAGACAGTGCCAAAGTCGCAGGACTGACTTACCTGCAAGTCCGCATCAGCTTCGACCTGAATTCGATCAAGACACAGTAG
- a CDS encoding pentapeptide repeat-containing protein — protein MNADDLLQRYAAGERDFSRVDLCGINLAQAKLSGVNLIHTNLLQAVLSGANLSGAFLVVANLGEANLKQATLIVANLSGADLSKANLSESNLSEAVLTGAILQKANLSGASLRGAILAGANLSDSNLQGANLQGANLYGADLRGADLSHADLTRTNLRGANLQGAIMPDGSIHN, from the coding sequence ATGAATGCGGATGATTTATTGCAACGGTATGCTGCTGGCGAACGTGATTTCAGCAGAGTTGATTTGTGTGGAATTAATCTGGCTCAGGCCAAATTAAGTGGAGTTAATTTAATTCACACAAATCTGTTGCAAGCGGTGCTAAGTGGAGCCAATCTAAGCGGTGCATTCTTGGTGGTGGCGAATCTAGGTGAGGCAAACCTGAAGCAAGCTACCTTGATAGTTGCTAACCTGAGTGGAGCAGATTTGAGCAAAGCTAACTTAAGTGAATCTAATCTCAGTGAAGCTGTACTAACTGGTGCGATTTTGCAGAAAGCAAATTTATCAGGTGCTAGCTTGCGAGGGGCGATTCTCGCGGGAGCAAACCTGAGCGATTCTAATCTCCAAGGGGCTAACTTACAGGGGGCTAATCTCTATGGTGCAGACTTACGAGGAGCCGATCTCAGTCACGCCGATCTCACCCGCACTAACCTGCGGGGGGCAAATTTGCAAGGAGCCATCATGCCCGATGGTTCCATTCACAATTGA
- a CDS encoding pentapeptide repeat-containing protein — MVPFTIEISYLQAAVGRYKQVNINASEVLKQYATGKRDFQGFDLNGADFHRAFLKGITLQGSNLIGANLSGADLEAADLSGANLIGANLSGANLIGVNLNGTDLIGANLVGAKLENAYCVKANLNGANLNGANLRRANLSEASLSGANLTETVLSATLIDANLSGTNFCRASLIEADLQRANLSGANLAGTNLSKTNLRKANLAEANLSGASLREADLSEADLTGANLHRESLHEANFQGAIMPDGKIYHA, encoded by the coding sequence ATGGTTCCATTCACAATTGAAATTAGCTACTTGCAAGCAGCAGTTGGGAGGTACAAACAGGTGAATATTAACGCGAGTGAGGTACTGAAACAGTACGCAACTGGAAAACGAGATTTCCAAGGATTTGACTTGAATGGGGCGGACTTTCACCGAGCCTTTTTGAAGGGAATAACTTTGCAGGGCAGCAATTTGATTGGAGCGAACCTAAGTGGGGCTGATTTGGAAGCGGCAGATTTGAGTGGTGCGAACTTGATTGGAGCCAATCTAAGTGGGGCAAACCTGATTGGAGTTAACCTGAATGGGACTGACTTGATTGGGGCGAACTTGGTTGGAGCCAAGCTGGAAAATGCCTACTGCGTGAAAGCAAATTTAAATGGAGCCAATCTCAACGGCGCTAACTTGAGGAGGGCAAATTTGAGTGAAGCATCTCTAAGTGGCGCAAATTTGACTGAAACTGTTTTGAGTGCCACCTTAATAGATGCTAATTTAAGCGGAACCAATTTTTGCCGTGCCAGTCTAATTGAGGCTGATCTACAGCGGGCAAACTTAAGTGGAGCCAACTTAGCCGGGACTAACCTTTCCAAGACTAATCTCAGGAAAGCTAACCTAGCAGAAGCCAATTTGAGCGGAGCAAGCTTAAGAGAAGCCGATTTGAGCGAAGCTGATTTGACAGGAGCCAACTTGCATAGAGAAAGTTTGCACGAGGCGAATTTCCAGGGTGCAATCATGCCTGATGGTAAAATTTATCATGCTTGA
- a CDS encoding DUF3611 family protein: MQAQSKIQTVNPKIERIANILRLIGWVSFWLQAGLGVASALMLVFAISGRNFSQAVAPTPGVPVTNYNQGTTPGIGISIFWGVCGILALLFGIYLAFRITRFARRLRNPNPDLHPKKADVMKVLRIAIITGFVGMLLTILGGGAGISVLLSKSIAQPQGVAIYDPNRIIRSLDIFVAMASMTGITAHYVGTVASLGLFNWLHPEL, from the coding sequence ATGCAAGCCCAATCGAAAATCCAGACAGTTAATCCTAAAATTGAAAGAATCGCCAATATTTTGCGCCTTATCGGTTGGGTTAGCTTTTGGTTACAGGCTGGATTGGGAGTTGCTTCCGCGTTGATGTTGGTATTCGCAATTTCCGGTCGTAACTTTAGTCAAGCAGTAGCACCTACCCCAGGAGTACCAGTTACCAACTACAATCAAGGAACAACCCCTGGAATTGGCATTAGTATCTTTTGGGGAGTTTGTGGTATTTTAGCGCTGCTATTTGGTATTTATCTAGCTTTTCGTATCACCCGCTTTGCTCGGCGACTCCGCAATCCCAATCCAGACTTGCATCCAAAAAAAGCAGACGTCATGAAAGTATTGCGGATTGCAATAATTACGGGTTTCGTGGGAATGCTGCTAACAATTCTGGGAGGGGGGGCTGGTATAAGTGTTCTCCTGTCAAAATCGATTGCTCAACCACAAGGCGTAGCAATATATGACCCGAATCGGATCATTCGCTCGCTTGATATCTTCGTCGCAATGGCAAGTATGACTGGCATCACCGCTCATTACGTCGGGACAGTTGCTTCTTTAGGGTTGTTTAACTGGTTGCATCCTGAGTTGTAA
- a CDS encoding YggT family protein, with protein MYLLIATLATFIQIYSTLLIIRVLLSWFPNINWYNQPFAALSQITDPYLNIFRNIIPPLGGMDFSPILAFVVLNIVSNLLYSLRGLPLLG; from the coding sequence ATGTATTTACTGATTGCCACACTGGCTACTTTCATCCAGATTTACAGCACCCTACTGATTATTAGGGTTCTGCTGTCATGGTTCCCAAATATCAACTGGTACAATCAACCATTTGCTGCTTTGAGCCAGATCACCGACCCTTATCTGAATATTTTCCGTAACATCATTCCCCCTCTGGGAGGTATGGATTTCTCTCCGATATTGGCATTTGTGGTACTTAACATCGTTAGCAATTTGCTCTATTCTCTCAGAGGTCTGCCATTACTTGGTTGA
- the upp gene encoding uracil phosphoribosyltransferase — protein sequence MTLQLRVYVPPHPLIKHWLAVARDAATPSVLFRTAMTELGRWLTYEAAREWLPTQETTVQSPLSSCPATLIDPEVPMAVVPILRAGLGLLEGAQTLLPLASIYHLGLERNETTLQPSCYLNKLPEKFHPQTRVLITDPMLATGGSIVKAMEELTQRGVDPSLTRIVCVVAAPPALQKLGTAYPGLIIYTATIDEAVNNQGFIVPGLGDAGDRIFGT from the coding sequence ATGACGCTACAATTGCGTGTTTATGTTCCACCACACCCCCTAATCAAGCATTGGCTAGCAGTTGCCCGCGACGCTGCCACGCCTTCAGTATTATTTCGCACTGCCATGACTGAATTGGGACGTTGGCTTACTTATGAAGCAGCCCGAGAGTGGTTGCCGACTCAAGAGACAACGGTGCAGAGTCCTTTAAGTTCCTGTCCTGCAACTTTAATTGACCCGGAAGTACCGATGGCAGTTGTACCAATTCTGCGGGCAGGACTGGGATTGCTAGAAGGAGCACAAACATTGCTGCCTTTAGCATCGATTTATCATCTTGGCTTGGAGCGAAATGAAACAACGCTACAACCTTCTTGTTATTTAAATAAACTTCCAGAAAAATTTCATCCCCAGACGCGGGTACTGATTACCGATCCGATGCTAGCAACCGGGGGGTCAATCGTTAAAGCAATGGAAGAATTGACACAGCGGGGTGTTGACCCGTCCTTAACACGAATTGTATGTGTAGTAGCAGCTCCTCCAGCTTTACAAAAATTGGGAACAGCATATCCGGGTTTAATAATTTATACTGCCACTATAGATGAGGCAGTTAACAACCAAGGATTTATTGTACCGGGTTTGGGGGATGCAGGCGATCGCATCTTTGGGACTTAA
- the crtH gene encoding carotenoid isomerase, which produces MADSMPLPTPYYDAIVIGSGIGGLVTATQLAAKGAKVLVLERYLIPGGSAGYFERQGYRFDVGASMIFGFGQRGTTNLLTRALNAVNVSLEVIPDFVQIHYHLPDNIDFKVERTYEKFLPNLIAYFPHEAKGIRRFYDECWQVFNSLNCMDLLSLEEPRYLLRMFFQHPLACLRLLKYLPQNAGDVARRYIKDPLLLKFIDMECYCWSVVPADMTPMINAGMVFSDRHYGGVNYPKGGVGQIPQKLVEGLIQAGGKIKYQAKVTQILIEKGRAVGIKLADGQIYRAKRIVSNATRWDTFTKLILPDKIPPNEKKWQQNYQKSPSFLSLHMGVKASLLPAKTECHHILLEDWENMAAPEGTIFVSIPTLLDPDLAPAGYHIMHVFTPHWIDDWQRLSAKDYEAKKEEAAGRIINRLEKIFPSLDAGLDYLEVGTPRTHRRFLGREDGTYGPIPRRKLRGLLAMPFNRTAIPGLYCVGDSTFPGQGLNAVAFSGFACAHRIAVDLGL; this is translated from the coding sequence ATGGCTGACTCCATGCCTCTTCCCACTCCCTATTATGATGCGATCGTCATTGGCTCTGGAATTGGTGGTTTGGTGACAGCAACTCAACTGGCAGCCAAAGGTGCCAAAGTACTTGTATTGGAACGCTATCTCATTCCAGGTGGCAGTGCTGGTTATTTTGAACGACAAGGCTATCGCTTCGATGTTGGTGCGTCGATGATTTTCGGATTTGGACAGCGCGGTACAACTAACTTACTCACCCGTGCCTTAAACGCCGTTAACGTCAGTTTAGAAGTTATTCCCGATTTTGTACAGATTCACTATCACCTGCCCGACAATATAGACTTCAAGGTAGAGCGAACTTATGAAAAGTTTTTGCCAAATCTGATAGCCTATTTTCCCCACGAAGCCAAGGGAATTCGCCGTTTTTATGATGAATGTTGGCAAGTCTTTAACAGCTTAAATTGCATGGACTTATTATCGCTGGAAGAACCCCGCTATTTGCTGCGGATGTTTTTTCAGCATCCTTTGGCTTGTCTGAGGTTGCTAAAGTATTTACCGCAAAATGCTGGAGATGTGGCACGACGCTATATTAAAGACCCCCTATTGTTGAAATTTATCGATATGGAATGTTATTGCTGGTCGGTAGTACCAGCAGATATGACACCCATGATTAATGCGGGTATGGTGTTTTCTGACAGGCATTATGGTGGGGTTAACTATCCCAAAGGCGGCGTAGGACAAATCCCCCAAAAGCTTGTAGAGGGTCTTATTCAGGCTGGAGGTAAAATTAAATACCAAGCTAAGGTGACGCAAATTCTCATAGAAAAAGGACGAGCTGTAGGTATAAAGTTAGCTGACGGCCAAATTTATCGCGCCAAACGCATTGTTTCTAATGCTACACGTTGGGATACTTTCACAAAATTAATTTTACCAGATAAAATTCCACCTAATGAGAAAAAGTGGCAGCAAAACTATCAGAAATCACCCAGCTTTTTGAGTTTGCATATGGGTGTGAAGGCGTCACTTTTACCAGCGAAGACAGAGTGTCATCATATTTTGTTAGAAGACTGGGAAAACATGGCAGCACCGGAAGGTACGATTTTTGTGTCGATTCCCACGTTGCTCGACCCAGATTTAGCACCAGCTGGTTATCATATCATGCATGTATTCACGCCGCACTGGATAGATGATTGGCAGAGACTTTCTGCAAAGGATTATGAAGCGAAGAAGGAAGAGGCAGCTGGGCGAATCATAAACCGACTGGAGAAAATTTTTCCGAGTTTAGACGCGGGGTTAGATTATCTGGAAGTAGGGACGCCACGCACCCATCGCCGCTTTTTAGGTCGGGAGGATGGCACTTACGGGCCCATTCCTCGACGCAAGTTGCGGGGTTTGCTAGCAATGCCGTTTAATAGAACTGCAATTCCAGGACTTTATTGTGTAGGGGATAGCACCTTTCCCGGCCAGGGATTGAATGCGGTAGCGTTTTCTGGATTTGCCTGTGCTCATCGCATCGCGGTAGATTTGGGATTGTGA
- a CDS encoding DUF5615 family PIN-like protein — translation MLRFVADENFNNNIVRGVLRRQPRLDIVRIQDIGLSGADDPTVLEWAAKEGRVLLTHDVATITHYAYERVEAGLFMPGVFEVSFDIPIGRAIEDILLLAECSLGSEWEGQIHYLLLR, via the coding sequence ATGCTGCGATTTGTTGCCGACGAAAATTTCAACAACAACATTGTGCGGGGAGTGTTGCGTCGGCAACCAAGATTAGATATTGTCCGAATTCAAGACATAGGACTATCTGGAGCAGACGATCCAACAGTGCTAGAATGGGCAGCCAAAGAAGGGCGAGTATTGCTCACCCACGATGTCGCGACGATTACACACTATGCTTATGAACGGGTGGAGGCAGGACTGTTTATGCCTGGAGTTTTTGAAGTTAGCTTTGACATTCCAATTGGTCGTGCTATTGAAGATATTTTATTGTTGGCAGAATGCAGCCTTGGTAGTGAATGGGAAGGACAAATACATTACCTTCTACTCAGGTGA
- a CDS encoding DUF433 domain-containing protein gives MTLTITTEPLPLQLNPDGVVRVGGTRVTLDTVVAAFNQGATAEEIVFQYPSLQLADVYAVIAYYLRHQQEVEEYLQQRQKRANEIRKINEARCDPQGLRQRLMARRTQFQ, from the coding sequence ATGACCCTTACAATTACAACCGAACCCTTGCCCTTGCAACTAAATCCTGATGGTGTGGTGCGAGTGGGCGGAACGCGAGTCACGCTAGATACAGTTGTCGCTGCTTTCAATCAAGGAGCGACTGCCGAAGAAATCGTGTTTCAGTACCCATCTTTGCAGCTAGCAGATGTTTATGCTGTAATAGCCTACTATTTACGTCACCAACAGGAAGTTGAAGAATACTTGCAGCAACGGCAAAAACGCGCCAATGAAATCCGTAAAATAAATGAGGCTAGATGTGACCCACAAGGTTTACGCCAGCGTTTAATGGCACGCCGAACTCAATTTCAATAA